One stretch of Sinorhizobium meliloti DNA includes these proteins:
- a CDS encoding class I SAM-dependent methyltransferase has product MHPEKIRLTGARETLLITLQAKAAESAMPDSLLRDRFAADALHRLDPDSRHLEIGHDMTIGIALRAYILDRWTEAFLQRFPEGATVLHLGCGLDSRIFRIDPGPRVRWFELDVPDVISLRERVYPDRTGCVTIACSIVERDWIERLPADRPTLIIAEGVLPYLEDDQVSQVLRRIARHFPSGEIAFDAYSSIAIRLLRFNPAIRATGARLQWAVDDPAELERQVPGLQLIEDRSGWDVGQVARMSPPAQMALQLFSTIPYRMGHLLRYGF; this is encoded by the coding sequence GTGCATCCGGAGAAAATCCGCCTCACAGGCGCAAGAGAGACCCTGCTCATCACGCTCCAGGCCAAGGCAGCCGAAAGCGCCATGCCGGATTCACTGCTTCGAGATCGTTTTGCCGCAGATGCTTTGCACCGTCTCGATCCGGATAGTCGGCACCTTGAGATTGGTCACGACATGACTATCGGCATCGCGCTGCGGGCCTATATTCTTGATCGCTGGACCGAGGCATTCCTCCAGCGCTTCCCGGAGGGGGCCACTGTTCTGCATCTCGGCTGCGGTCTCGACAGTCGCATCTTCCGGATCGATCCCGGGCCGAGAGTTCGCTGGTTCGAACTGGATGTTCCCGATGTCATCTCTTTGCGCGAACGGGTCTATCCCGACCGTACGGGCTGCGTAACGATCGCCTGCTCGATTGTCGAGCGCGACTGGATCGAGAGACTTCCCGCCGACAGACCGACTTTGATTATCGCCGAGGGCGTTCTGCCGTATCTGGAGGACGACCAGGTTTCGCAGGTTCTGCGGCGGATCGCACGGCACTTTCCGTCAGGCGAGATAGCTTTCGATGCCTATAGCAGTATCGCGATCCGGCTACTGCGCTTCAATCCGGCGATCCGAGCCACCGGAGCCCGACTGCAATGGGCGGTCGACGACCCGGCAGAGCTGGAGCGGCAGGTGCCGGGGCTGCAGCTCATTGAGGATCGTTCGGGTTGGGACGTCGGCCAGGTGGCGCGGATGTCACCGCCCGCCCAGATGGCGCTGCAGCTCTTCAGCACCATCCCTTATCGTATGGGGCACCTCCTTCGGTATGGTTTCTGA
- a CDS encoding DnaJ C-terminal domain-containing protein has product MKDPYETLGVTRSATDKEIKDAFKKLARKFHPDLHPSDKEAEAKFKDISAASDLLKDKEKRRRFDAGEIDASGAERPQERFYRDFADGPVYASHAAQDGFAGNEDLEEFLARAFAAGGQRSQGTSRARGQDVSYVLPVRFLEVANGAARTLMLPEGKTLQVTIPEGADDRQMLRLKGQGMPGFGGGSAGDAYVELHVEPHPFFHRKDDNIHVEVPVTLKEAALGARIEVPTISGLVTMTIPKGSNTGKVMRLRDRGIRNRKTGQRGHQLITLKVVLPAADEPELTGFLETWQPKVAQEPRKEMFT; this is encoded by the coding sequence ATGAAGGACCCGTACGAGACGCTCGGCGTAACTCGCTCTGCGACTGACAAGGAGATTAAGGACGCATTCAAGAAGCTGGCGCGCAAGTTCCATCCCGATCTGCATCCGAGCGACAAAGAGGCCGAAGCTAAGTTCAAGGACATCTCGGCTGCCAGTGACCTGCTCAAGGACAAGGAGAAGCGGCGGAGGTTCGATGCGGGCGAGATCGATGCCAGCGGAGCGGAGCGACCGCAAGAGCGGTTCTATCGCGACTTCGCCGACGGGCCCGTCTACGCCTCGCATGCAGCGCAAGACGGGTTTGCCGGTAACGAGGACCTGGAAGAATTTCTGGCGCGCGCGTTCGCGGCGGGGGGACAACGGTCACAGGGCACTTCGCGGGCGCGCGGCCAGGATGTGAGTTACGTGCTGCCGGTTCGGTTTCTGGAAGTGGCCAACGGCGCCGCTCGCACGCTTATGCTGCCTGAGGGCAAGACGCTGCAGGTGACTATTCCGGAGGGTGCCGACGACCGGCAGATGCTGCGGCTGAAAGGTCAAGGAATGCCGGGCTTCGGCGGCGGGTCGGCGGGAGACGCCTACGTTGAGCTTCATGTCGAGCCGCATCCGTTCTTCCACCGCAAGGACGATAACATTCACGTAGAGGTTCCGGTCACTCTGAAGGAGGCGGCGCTGGGCGCGCGAATCGAGGTTCCGACCATAAGCGGCCTGGTGACGATGACTATCCCGAAGGGCTCGAACACGGGCAAAGTGATGCGACTGCGCGACAGGGGCATTCGCAACCGCAAGACCGGGCAACGCGGACATCAACTGATCACCCTGAAAGTCGTTCTGCCCGCAGCCGACGAGCCTGAGCTGACAGGGTTCCTGGAGACCTGGCAGCCGAAAGTCGCACAGGAACCGCGCAAGGAGATGTTCACATGA
- a CDS encoding chaperone modulator CbpM, translating into MMRVDDLVTAIAALQRSDLEAWIRDELVVPRQEVGSLLFTEMECARVRLICTLRYELEIDTDTLPIVVSLIDQLYDTRQRLLSLTAAMAAQDKTVQAAIIAALERDEGSSTARNVT; encoded by the coding sequence ATGATGCGCGTTGATGACCTTGTTACAGCGATAGCTGCGCTGCAACGCAGCGATCTCGAAGCCTGGATCCGCGACGAACTTGTTGTGCCGCGGCAGGAAGTCGGATCGTTGCTCTTCACGGAGATGGAATGCGCGCGTGTCCGCCTGATCTGCACGCTGCGCTATGAGCTCGAGATCGACACGGACACGCTCCCTATCGTAGTGTCGCTGATCGACCAGCTCTACGACACCCGCCAGCGCCTGTTGTCACTGACCGCCGCCATGGCGGCGCAGGACAAGACCGTTCAGGCCGCGATCATCGCTGCGCTGGAGCGGGATGAAGGGAGTTCTACGGCACGAAATGTGACCTGA
- a CDS encoding HAD family hydrolase, with translation MVAGTLGVRGFSFVYVIFDDGAGPYWARSRVLGISECRTESPSVGRLGPLASTKTFAMAAAALLSVTLVPVADTLKPEAKEAIAALRSEGIEVILLTGDNERTATAVARPERGAFLIGIKVACQNSGSLWRR, from the coding sequence ATGGTTGCCGGTACCTTGGGCGTGCGCGGCTTCTCCTTCGTCTATGTGATCTTCGACGACGGCGCCGGTCCCTACTGGGCACGCAGCCGCGTGCTGGGAATATCTGAATGTCGCACAGAATCGCCTTCCGTGGGGCGTCTTGGTCCGCTCGCCTCTACCAAAACGTTTGCGATGGCCGCCGCCGCGCTGCTGTCGGTGACACTGGTTCCCGTCGCCGATACGCTCAAGCCCGAGGCGAAAGAGGCGATTGCGGCACTGCGCAGCGAAGGGATCGAGGTCATCCTCCTGACGGGCGACAATGAGCGCACCGCAACCGCAGTCGCCCGTCCCGAGCGGGGCGCTTTCTTGATCGGCATCAAAGTTGCCTGCCAAAACTCAGGTTCATTGTGGAGACGTTGA
- a CDS encoding DUF5335 family protein codes for MTHVMVLGSRPCYVSVIEVERDVESKSLASSEWYSYFAGVGKTLYGKRVHIEIVDAALGDQVLVGSLLLVGITYEPKRNMLEILLEGLDHLIEKPKAISVQEDSGTPVALEIIDREGRHQIVTLA; via the coding sequence TTGACCCATGTCATGGTGTTGGGATCGAGGCCATGCTACGTTTCAGTTATAGAGGTGGAGCGAGACGTGGAAAGCAAGTCCTTGGCATCATCTGAGTGGTACTCCTATTTTGCCGGTGTTGGCAAAACTTTGTACGGCAAAAGGGTTCACATCGAAATCGTTGACGCCGCCCTGGGCGACCAGGTCCTCGTGGGCTCTTTGTTGTTGGTGGGAATAACGTATGAGCCGAAACGAAATATGCTTGAGATCCTCCTGGAGGGCCTCGACCACCTCATCGAGAAGCCCAAGGCGATCTCGGTCCAAGAAGATAGCGGAACGCCGGTTGCCTTGGAGATTATCGATCGGGAGGGCCGGCATCAGATCGTGACCCTCGCCTGA
- a CDS encoding recombinase family protein: MVITILGMVADMELKFIKDRQRAGIDAAKAEGVYKGRKKYVDDDEIRKSRPEFRRFDECRQPVVWLVGQYDLERNGEA; this comes from the coding sequence ATGGTCATCACCATCCTCGGCATGGTCGCCGACATGGAACTCAAGTTCATCAAGGACCGGCAAAGAGCAGGTATCGACGCGGCGAAAGCTGAAGGCGTCTACAAGGGGCGGAAGAAGTATGTTGACGATGACGAAATCCGCAAGTCGCGGCCCGAGTTCCGACGCTTTGACGAATGCCGTCAGCCGGTCGTCTGGCTTGTCGGACAGTACGATCTTGAGCGTAACGGGGAGGCATAA
- a CDS encoding DUF1003 domain-containing protein — translation METEDNIDEPQEIADSASRYLGRPVELLTDRERAVFRRHVARRAITRDSNRSFDEKLTSGQRLADKVAEFGGSWTFIMIFALALALWVGVNLLATTPAFDPYPFIFLNLILSMLAAVQAPVIMMSQNRHSVKDRVDAAHDYEVNLKAEIEIMALHDKLDQMRDIELKSLVEKQQQQIDLLAGLLIDRNI, via the coding sequence ATGGAAACAGAAGACAACATCGACGAACCGCAAGAGATTGCCGACAGTGCGAGCCGCTATCTGGGAAGGCCGGTCGAGTTGCTTACCGATCGGGAACGCGCAGTTTTTCGGCGCCACGTCGCCCGGCGCGCGATAACGCGGGACTCGAATCGCTCTTTTGATGAGAAGCTGACGTCCGGGCAGCGTTTGGCGGACAAAGTGGCCGAGTTCGGCGGCTCGTGGACCTTCATCATGATCTTCGCGCTGGCACTCGCGCTCTGGGTCGGTGTGAATCTACTTGCAACTACCCCCGCCTTCGATCCTTATCCCTTCATCTTTCTCAATCTCATTCTATCGATGCTGGCTGCCGTTCAGGCACCCGTGATCATGATGAGCCAGAATAGGCACTCGGTCAAAGACAGGGTCGATGCGGCACACGATTATGAGGTCAATCTGAAGGCGGAAATTGAGATCATGGCGCTGCATGACAAGCTGGATCAGATGCGTGACATTGAACTAAAATCGCTGGTTGAAAAGCAGCAGCAACAGATCGACCTGCTCGCAGGCCTTCTCATCGATCGGAACATATAG
- the groL gene encoding chaperonin GroEL (60 kDa chaperone family; promotes refolding of misfolded polypeptides especially under stressful conditions; forms two stacked rings of heptamers to form a barrel-shaped 14mer; ends can be capped by GroES; misfolded proteins enter the barrel where they are refolded when GroES binds), translating to MSAKEIKFSTDARDRMLRGVELLNNAVKVTLGPKGRNVVIDKAYGAPRITKDGVAVAKEIELADKFENMGAQMVREVASRTNDLAGDGTTTATVLAASLLREGAKLVAAGMNPMDLKRGIDLGVAAVVKEIQARAKKVESSGEIAQVGTIAANGDATVGEMIAKAMDKVGNEGAITVEEAKTAETELDVVEGMQFDRGYLSPYFVTNAEKMRVELEDPYILIHEKKLGNLQAMLPILEAVVQSGNPLLILSEDVEGEVLATLVVNKLRGGLKVAAVKAPGFGDRRKAILEDIAVLTAGQMISEDLGIKLENVTLDMLGRAKRVLIEKDTTTIIAGSGDKATIQARIRQIKAQIEETTSDYDKEKLQERLAKLAGGVAVIRVGGATEIEVKEKKDRIDDALNATRAAAEEGIVPGGGVALLRARSVLVGLAGANADVTAGISIVLRALETPIRQIAENAGVEGSIVVGKLTDGRDYNQGFDAQTETYVDMIKAGIVDPAKVVRTALQDAGSIAALLITAEAMIADIPSRESARSAGNGDMGGMGY from the coding sequence ATGTCTGCCAAGGAAATCAAATTCTCCACTGATGCGCGCGATCGCATGCTGCGTGGTGTCGAATTGCTCAACAACGCCGTCAAGGTGACGCTGGGTCCCAAGGGCCGCAATGTCGTCATCGACAAGGCCTATGGCGCGCCGCGCATCACCAAGGACGGCGTCGCCGTTGCCAAGGAAATCGAGCTGGCCGACAAGTTCGAGAACATGGGCGCGCAGATGGTGCGCGAGGTGGCCTCTAGGACCAACGACCTCGCCGGTGACGGCACCACGACGGCGACTGTGCTCGCTGCCTCCCTCCTGCGCGAAGGCGCCAAGCTCGTCGCCGCCGGCATGAACCCCATGGATCTCAAACGTGGCATCGACCTTGGTGTCGCTGCTGTCGTCAAGGAAATCCAGGCGCGCGCCAAGAAGGTCGAGTCCTCGGGCGAGATTGCCCAAGTCGGCACCATCGCCGCCAATGGCGACGCGACGGTCGGCGAGATGATCGCCAAGGCGATGGACAAGGTCGGCAATGAAGGCGCCATCACCGTCGAGGAAGCCAAGACTGCCGAGACCGAACTCGACGTTGTCGAGGGCATGCAATTCGACCGCGGCTATCTCTCGCCCTATTTCGTCACCAATGCCGAGAAGATGCGCGTGGAGCTGGAGGACCCCTACATCCTCATCCACGAAAAGAAGCTTGGCAATTTGCAAGCGATGCTGCCGATACTCGAGGCGGTCGTGCAGAGCGGCAACCCGTTGCTGATCCTCTCTGAGGATGTCGAGGGCGAGGTTCTGGCGACGCTGGTCGTAAACAAGTTGCGCGGTGGCCTGAAGGTCGCGGCCGTCAAGGCGCCGGGCTTCGGCGACCGTCGCAAGGCCATACTGGAAGACATTGCCGTCCTCACGGCCGGCCAGATGATCTCCGAGGATCTCGGCATCAAGCTCGAGAACGTCACGCTCGACATGCTCGGCCGCGCCAAGCGCGTGCTGATCGAGAAGGACACCACCACGATCATCGCCGGCTCCGGCGATAAAGCTACCATCCAGGCGCGCATCCGGCAGATCAAGGCACAGATCGAGGAGACGACCTCCGACTATGACAAGGAAAAACTGCAGGAACGCCTGGCGAAACTTGCCGGCGGCGTCGCGGTAATCCGCGTCGGCGGCGCGACCGAAATCGAGGTCAAGGAAAAGAAGGACCGCATCGACGATGCGCTGAACGCCACGCGCGCCGCGGCTGAGGAAGGCATTGTTCCTGGCGGTGGCGTTGCCCTGTTACGCGCCAGGTCGGTCCTGGTCGGACTGGCCGGAGCGAATGCGGACGTCACGGCGGGCATCTCGATCGTGCTCAGGGCGCTTGAAACCCCGATCCGGCAGATCGCCGAGAACGCCGGTGTCGAAGGTTCGATCGTCGTGGGAAAACTCACCGACGGCAGGGATTACAACCAGGGCTTTGACGCGCAGACGGAGACCTATGTCGACATGATCAAGGCCGGCATCGTCGACCCGGCGAAGGTCGTGCGGACCGCTTTGCAGGACGCCGGCTCAATCGCGGCACTTCTGATCACTGCCGAAGCGATGATCGCCGACATCCCCTCAAGAGAATCTGCCCGGTCGGCCGGTAACGGCGACATGGGCGGGATGGGATACTGA
- a CDS encoding DEAD/DEAH box helicase, translated as MKYSENDIIGAVGVNAFSAGRAYQRQGRVIAFEWGDDGDITSQVRGSSPKPYRQRIFIDTNRKGRVAVEGNCSCPVAFSCKHVAASLLHGLIRVAEPASFPTLTAPGPMGNSVAPGTQVQTPLSLSSPVADWLNRLRQADAKSLRGAENLPQRLIYVLSPERTSTAMPRLRLEIRSGRVLKDGTMSPTSSAYSLDNWHSRSEAKFLRDADRKILQVITSIPRSAVHGSNYALTTERGAEVLDQILATGRARWMTIDGVDLSQGAAISGRIQWEPGKGGSLRAALRLEDPSQAEKRVCLNAMPPVYVDAAAGVVGRIETALAPMVVYEMLDGPDIPAAQVPLVAAHLRASGARLATTAPPQLAEVQIIKGPFQPVLQLMTVQMPLPYRPGLYTYGQTEAVGIARVAFCYGGWAVVATETAAIALHMDGLTPVEVHRNPKAEKVALNQLRLANFLPAPRVRDGVPAVNHKDFLPDEGESNWYDALYHDIPDLEQHGWRIEIAADFPCRLLRGDGAFEARLQGSGLDWFEFDLGVIVGGERLDLIGPLIRLLSMIQPETLDLLDDDDPLFLPLQHGQVLAVPVGRILPLIRTLFDLFNLTGEPGADGSLRLSSLDAASLADLEAAAGAGVLWQGGEGVRALGQKLRDHGGIPDVELPPWFSATLRPYQARGLAWLAFLKDAGLGGILSDDMGLGKTVQALGLIAIEKAAGRLSGPALVIAPTSLMVNWATEAEKFAPDLSILVLQGSDRKQRFDSLDTVDLVLTTYPLLARDQAILAERDWYMIFLDEAQVIKNANATTTKLVHALKSPHRFCLTGTPLENHLGEVWSLFHFIAPGFLGDLKTFTRNWRTPIEKKGDTARARLLAGRIKPFLLRRTKEEVASDLPPKTVITERVEFTSGQRTIYESIRLAMHTRVQAAIAEKGLARSHIVILDALLKLRQACCDPRLLKLTDTKKPSSVQAESAKLDRLMELVGELADEGRKVIVFSQFTSMLDLIRRRLDDADIAYALLTGDTVDRGTQVESFQHGTMPVFLISLKAGGVGLNLTAADTVILYDPWWNPAVEEQAIDRAHRIGQDKPVFVYRLVAADTIEEKMDVLKDKKRALAASLFDHDGQPTLAMTEADFDLLLG; from the coding sequence ATGAAATATTCTGAGAACGATATTATAGGTGCTGTTGGCGTCAACGCATTTTCAGCCGGTAGGGCCTATCAGCGACAAGGGCGCGTCATCGCCTTCGAATGGGGCGACGATGGCGACATTACCTCGCAAGTGCGGGGCTCCAGTCCCAAACCCTATCGCCAGAGGATTTTTATTGACACGAACCGCAAAGGCCGGGTGGCTGTCGAGGGAAATTGCTCCTGCCCCGTCGCCTTCAGTTGCAAGCACGTCGCGGCAAGCCTGCTGCATGGACTGATACGGGTTGCTGAACCGGCGTCGTTCCCCACGCTTACCGCGCCGGGCCCAATGGGCAACTCGGTTGCACCGGGCACCCAGGTCCAAACGCCGCTGTCACTGTCCAGTCCCGTTGCCGATTGGCTCAACCGCCTGCGACAGGCCGATGCCAAGAGCCTGCGCGGCGCGGAAAATCTCCCGCAACGGCTGATCTATGTTCTGTCGCCGGAGCGGACCTCCACGGCCATGCCGCGCCTGCGCCTGGAGATCCGATCCGGGCGGGTCTTGAAAGACGGGACGATGTCCCCGACATCGAGTGCCTATAGCCTGGACAATTGGCACAGCCGCTCGGAGGCGAAATTCTTACGCGACGCCGACCGGAAAATCTTGCAGGTGATCACCTCCATTCCGCGCTCGGCAGTACATGGCAGTAACTATGCGCTGACGACCGAACGCGGCGCGGAGGTTCTCGACCAGATCCTCGCCACTGGCCGCGCCCGCTGGATGACGATCGACGGCGTTGACCTGTCGCAGGGGGCGGCAATCTCCGGCCGTATTCAGTGGGAGCCAGGAAAGGGTGGATCGCTGCGCGCCGCGTTACGACTTGAGGATCCGTCGCAGGCGGAAAAACGCGTGTGCCTCAACGCCATGCCGCCCGTCTATGTCGATGCTGCGGCCGGTGTCGTCGGCCGCATCGAGACGGCGCTTGCGCCCATGGTGGTTTACGAGATGCTGGACGGGCCTGATATTCCGGCAGCACAGGTTCCTCTCGTAGCCGCACATTTGCGCGCATCCGGAGCAAGATTAGCGACCACGGCACCACCGCAGTTGGCAGAGGTACAGATCATCAAGGGACCGTTCCAGCCCGTGCTGCAGTTGATGACCGTCCAGATGCCCCTCCCCTATCGTCCTGGTCTTTACACCTATGGGCAGACCGAAGCCGTCGGCATCGCCCGCGTCGCGTTTTGTTATGGCGGATGGGCCGTGGTGGCAACCGAGACGGCAGCCATTGCCTTGCACATGGACGGTCTGACGCCCGTCGAAGTCCATCGCAACCCCAAGGCGGAAAAAGTAGCGCTGAACCAATTGCGCCTGGCCAATTTCCTGCCGGCGCCAAGAGTGCGGGACGGCGTTCCTGCCGTCAATCACAAGGATTTTCTACCTGACGAGGGCGAAAGCAACTGGTACGACGCGCTTTATCACGACATTCCCGACCTGGAGCAACACGGCTGGCGGATCGAGATTGCGGCCGATTTTCCCTGTCGGCTGCTGCGCGGGGATGGAGCCTTCGAGGCCCGCCTCCAAGGCTCAGGCCTGGACTGGTTCGAATTCGACCTCGGTGTGATCGTCGGGGGCGAACGGCTGGATCTGATCGGCCCACTCATCCGACTGCTGTCGATGATCCAGCCGGAGACGCTGGATCTCCTCGACGATGATGATCCGCTATTCCTACCGCTGCAACACGGTCAGGTTCTGGCGGTCCCTGTCGGGCGCATACTTCCGCTTATCAGGACACTGTTTGATCTCTTCAATTTGACGGGAGAGCCTGGAGCGGACGGAAGCTTGCGGCTGTCGTCGCTCGATGCCGCCAGCCTCGCCGATCTGGAAGCTGCTGCCGGCGCCGGCGTCCTTTGGCAGGGCGGCGAAGGGGTGCGTGCCTTGGGGCAAAAGCTGCGCGATCACGGCGGCATTCCCGATGTCGAGTTGCCGCCATGGTTTAGCGCGACATTGCGACCCTATCAGGCGCGCGGCCTGGCATGGCTTGCTTTTCTCAAGGATGCCGGCCTTGGGGGCATTTTGTCCGACGACATGGGCCTTGGCAAAACGGTTCAGGCACTCGGCTTGATCGCCATCGAGAAGGCCGCCGGGCGACTGTCCGGCCCCGCTCTGGTCATCGCTCCCACCAGCCTCATGGTCAACTGGGCGACGGAGGCGGAAAAGTTCGCGCCGGACCTATCCATTCTCGTCCTCCAAGGGTCGGACCGCAAACAGCGTTTCGACAGCCTCGATACTGTCGATCTAGTGCTGACCACCTATCCGTTGCTGGCACGCGACCAAGCCATTCTGGCGGAACGCGACTGGTACATGATCTTTCTTGATGAGGCGCAAGTCATCAAGAACGCCAATGCGACGACGACGAAACTGGTACACGCTCTCAAATCACCACATCGCTTCTGCCTGACGGGAACCCCGTTGGAAAACCACCTCGGCGAGGTATGGTCACTGTTTCATTTTATCGCGCCGGGGTTTCTCGGCGATCTGAAGACCTTCACCCGCAATTGGCGGACGCCGATCGAGAAAAAGGGCGATACGGCGCGTGCGCGGCTGCTCGCGGGCCGGATCAAGCCGTTCCTGCTACGTCGCACCAAGGAAGAGGTCGCCAGCGATCTGCCGCCGAAAACGGTGATCACCGAGAGAGTGGAGTTTACGAGCGGTCAGCGCACGATCTACGAGTCGATCCGGCTGGCGATGCATACAAGGGTTCAGGCCGCCATTGCCGAGAAAGGGCTTGCCCGCAGCCATATTGTCATTCTGGATGCTCTCCTGAAGCTGCGCCAGGCCTGCTGCGATCCACGCCTGCTGAAACTGACGGACACGAAAAAACCGTCGTCGGTGCAGGCCGAGTCAGCCAAGCTCGACCGGCTGATGGAATTGGTCGGCGAGCTGGCCGACGAGGGTCGTAAAGTGATCGTGTTTTCCCAGTTCACATCCATGCTCGACCTAATTCGTCGGCGGCTGGATGACGCGGACATCGCCTATGCCTTGCTCACTGGCGATACGGTCGACCGTGGAACACAGGTAGAGTCGTTCCAACACGGTACCATGCCGGTCTTCCTCATCAGCCTCAAGGCCGGCGGCGTCGGGCTGAACCTGACAGCAGCCGACACCGTGATCCTCTACGATCCCTGGTGGAACCCGGCGGTGGAAGAACAAGCCATCGACCGCGCGCACCGGATCGGCCAGGACAAGCCGGTTTTCGTCTACCGGCTGGTTGCCGCCGACACGATCGAGGAAAAGATGGACGTGCTCAAAGATAAAAAGCGCGCGCTTGCTGCCAGCCTATTCGACCATGACGGCCAACCAACCCTCGCCATGACCGAGGCCGATTTCGACCTTCTGCTGGGGTAA
- a CDS encoding site-specific integrase, translating into MMAEETIVDEGLPQTTPSSPLPGHLQDLTDRARGYVEAASSANTRKAYASDWKHFSAWCRRSNLSPLPSHPQIVGLYITACASGAAERGSKANSVSTIERRLSSLSWNYAQRGLSLDRKDRHIATVMAGIRNSHARPPVQKEAVLAADIIAMLETLDRGSLRGMRDRAMLLIGYAGGLRRSEIVGLDVKADQTEDGRGWVEIFDKGMLVTLRGKTGWREVEIGRGSSDATCPIVAIETWIKFAKLAHGPLFRRVTGQGKLVGAERLNDKEIARLVKRVAMTAGVRGDLSEEERVLKFSGHSLRAGLASSAEVDERYVQKQLGHASAEMTRRYQRRRDRFRINLTKAAGL; encoded by the coding sequence ATGATGGCCGAAGAAACTATTGTCGATGAAGGTCTTCCACAGACCACCCCCTCCTCTCCCCTGCCGGGGCATCTACAGGATCTGACCGACCGAGCCCGCGGCTATGTCGAGGCTGCGAGCTCGGCCAACACACGCAAAGCCTATGCCTCCGACTGGAAACACTTCTCCGCTTGGTGCCGACGCTCCAACCTGTCCCCTCTCCCCTCACATCCGCAGATCGTCGGCCTCTACATCACCGCTTGCGCTTCCGGTGCCGCTGAACGCGGGAGCAAGGCGAATTCCGTTTCGACGATCGAGCGGCGCTTGTCGTCACTCTCCTGGAACTATGCCCAGCGAGGTCTGAGCCTTGATCGCAAGGATCGGCATATTGCAACGGTCATGGCCGGCATCCGCAACAGCCACGCCCGCCCGCCGGTGCAGAAGGAAGCGGTACTGGCGGCCGACATCATCGCCATGCTGGAGACCCTCGATCGCGGTAGTCTGCGCGGCATGCGCGATCGCGCCATGCTGCTGATCGGGTATGCCGGCGGGCTGCGGCGCTCCGAGATCGTCGGTCTCGATGTCAAGGCGGATCAGACCGAGGATGGCCGCGGCTGGGTCGAGATTTTCGACAAGGGCATGCTGGTGACGCTTCGCGGCAAGACCGGCTGGCGCGAGGTCGAGATCGGTCGCGGTTCGTCCGATGCCACCTGCCCGATCGTTGCGATCGAGACATGGATCAAGTTCGCCAAGCTTGCCCACGGCCCCCTCTTCCGCCGCGTCACCGGACAGGGCAAGTTGGTCGGCGCAGAGCGGCTGAACGATAAGGAAATTGCACGTCTGGTGAAGCGCGTCGCAATGACTGCCGGTGTTCGTGGTGATCTCAGTGAGGAGGAGCGTGTTTTGAAATTTTCAGGTCACTCGTTGCGCGCCGGTCTCGCCTCCTCTGCTGAGGTGGATGAACGTTATGTGCAAAAGCAGCTTGGCCACGCGTCGGCGGAAATGACAAGAAGGTACCAACGTCGGCGAGACCGGTTTAGGATCAACCTCACCAAAGCGGCAGGGCTTTAG
- a CDS encoding type II toxin-antitoxin system VapC family toxin, whose translation MVIDTSAIVAILRNEPEAAKLERALVANPVRLVPATCVLEARMVLVSRRGEHALAEIDLWLSKIEADIISVDSDLVDLATQAWLIYGKGRHPAALNFADCFSYALAKRADEPLLFIGKDFLQTDIEAA comes from the coding sequence ATGGTGATCGATACCTCCGCCATCGTGGCGATTCTGCGTAACGAGCCGGAAGCGGCCAAGCTCGAAAGGGCGCTCGTCGCCAACCCAGTTCGGCTTGTCCCTGCGACGTGTGTGCTCGAGGCGCGCATGGTGCTGGTCAGCCGGCGCGGAGAACACGCACTGGCCGAAATCGATCTTTGGCTTAGCAAAATCGAGGCTGACATCATCTCTGTCGATTCTGATCTGGTCGATTTGGCGACGCAGGCCTGGCTGATCTACGGCAAGGGCCGCCATCCGGCGGCTTTGAATTTTGCCGACTGCTTTTCCTACGCTTTGGCAAAGCGTGCGGACGAACCGCTTCTCTTCATCGGCAAGGACTTTTTGCAAACCGATATCGAGGCGGCGTGA
- a CDS encoding type II toxin-antitoxin system VapB family antitoxin, with the protein MSLNIKNPATVALADELARRQGISKTAAIHQALSERLHRMGHGEVSQDRLLGELRAIRQRIARLPELDSRSDEEIIGYDEHGIPN; encoded by the coding sequence GTGTCGCTGAACATCAAAAATCCAGCCACTGTAGCGCTCGCTGACGAACTGGCGCGCCGCCAAGGAATCAGCAAGACGGCAGCCATCCATCAGGCCCTAAGCGAACGTCTCCACCGTATGGGTCACGGGGAGGTCTCCCAGGATCGTCTGCTCGGCGAATTACGCGCTATCCGGCAAAGGATAGCACGTCTTCCGGAATTGGACAGTCGCAGTGACGAGGAGATCATCGGATATGACGAGCATGGAATTCCGAACTGA